A region of the Oenanthe melanoleuca isolate GR-GAL-2019-014 chromosome 14, OMel1.0, whole genome shotgun sequence genome:
GGATAGGCCTGtgggctgggttttttcctgctgtttttagGACATTTGGTATATTGTTTTAGTAAAGACACATAAATTAAGCTCATGGCTTGTAATGCTTCTGAAACAGATCCAGGCCAGTGCCAATATGGTTATTTTAAGAAATCTCCCTAAGTAGTTCTTTATCAGGACAGTTTAGTTGTTGCCTTCACTGATGTGCCCCATGTGCAAGCTTCACATCAAAGGAAGGGCTGATCACTGCCCTGGTGTTTGCTCACCTCTGCTCTGGAACACCTTGGAATAACCAGGTGCTTGTTCCACAGTGAAATGATTTATATCAGGAGCTCAAGTATTTCCAGCACTAATTGCTTTCAACTGTTCTGCCAGAGCAGAACAGGGAGCACCACcgggctcctggcagggctccaGTTCGGATTGCTCCTGTCTGCCTTTATCCTGGTGCATCTCACAGCAGAGCCACTGGTGTGCCTGTGTCCCAGGCAGAGCCTTTGGGAGCAAAAGgtccctgctgtcacctgggGGTGGTTCTCAGCTGTTGGAGCAGTCAGGGAAGAAGGGAGCAGTTGGGATTTGCAGTTAGTAGTGGTGAAGGTTGGATTTATTTGGGGAATGTTGCCTTCAGTAACAGTTATGGGCTCCAGCTGGAAAATTTGTGAGTTTGAAAGATGAAGTTTGGTTCTGTACAGTGCCTGTGTGGcgcaggggaggaggaggatgtgaaAGAGGGCATATGATGGATTGTTGTGCATGTGCTTAGGTTAAATCAGTGTTGGACCATACTCAGATGTTGGTGTTTGCTCAGCCAGGCAGCAGAGTACTGACTTGGAGGTGAAGCAAATGTGCTATtcagagaggggagaggaacTCGCTGAAGTTTCAGGGCTGACTGCTCAAATTCTTAGTCAGTACACTCCAAAATGAACTGGTTTTGGTTTCACTGGCTAtaaattcttcctcttttttgtGTAAATCAAACTTTTAAGGACATGTTAAATTGGTTCATTAAACACCAAATGTGTAACAAGTAGGTCATAATGGAAATGTcataaaagcagcagaactgcTAATTCTCCCATCCCTAGGCCGAGTTTGTTGTCATGAGCCTGCTCCCTGTGTGGGGAACGTGATTCAGAGCAGACAGTGAGATTGAGCTGCCTCTGAGAGAAACATGTCCTGAGGAAAGGGTCTAAGAACTGGGTTCACAGCAGTGAGTGCTTTGGGGACTGTTCTCTCATTTGCTGAAGTAACACTTCTGTgattctcttgctttttttttgtaggcATGCCTCCCATTCGGGACTTGGTGAGCCACTCCCCTAATCAGTCAGGTTAGCTACTTCCATCTCACCTGCTTTTGCACTCCGTGTTTGTGGTAGTTACTTGTTTCACAcaattttgtttgatttttaaattattatttttatttttattctttggcTTATGCTTTTCATCGGCATGGGTGTGTGAATGATTGCAGTATACTTACTCTGTGCCATTGCATACTAATTTGGtttgacatttttaattttctaattaagTCAGAATTCATATTATGAGTTTTTGTCACCTTAGCATTAAAAtactgggggtttttttgcatttatgcTTCCATACTGACTTGCCTCTTTATGGTATTGATTAATCTGTGCAAGCTTGTGCTTCCTATCAGAGACGTGTCACACTATGGAGGAAATCATGTCTCGATTGTTTGCTAAGAGCCCAGGACTGTATTTACTAAAATGCATTTGTTCATGAGGCCCAAAGTGATTGGCAAGGTATGGTATTGACAGTCTGGGGGTGCCAggtgtgctggagcaggaaaaggaggcagagggTGCAAGATTCAGGTATTTTAATTTACACTTCTCAATCCTGTTTATTTTAGCCCATGTGATGACAAACTGcttttttaaatatatacagaTTTTTGCAAATGTTTACTGCAGGATAACTCATAGCTGGAaagcattaaattaaaaattgctgaAAGCAATCTTAGcagatttcagaattttaagAAACTTGGGTTTGTGTAAATGATTTTTTTGTCAAGGATTTAAGCAGCAAAAGTTCAGTTGCAACTTTAAATAgttttgggaagaaaagcaagagTAGGCTGTTTTGGCTCCTTGTGCCGTGCACCAAGTGCAGTGTGTTGTCACatgtaatttttcagttttgatgGTGTTTTGTGGTCTCTGCCAGATACAGAAAGTCAGAGCTAATATCTGCTTGCTCAGTGTTTGTGTCCTCAGTCTCTGAAGTTCATGAGCTGGGGAGGTTCAGGTAGGAATGTTCCAGAGCAGTGGCTCATACTAGGCATCACTGACATGTTTATGTCCAGGAGAAGGACTGTTGTCTAAGTAGTTTTGTGTGTAATGGGAGCAATTCAGCTGAGTGGAAGTTAATCACTGCTGGTGGTGGTGGATTGGCTCTGCACAAACTGCGTCGCAGCTAAATTAGGGTAACAGAATTTAACAAATACAAGCTTTCTTCAtgtgttctgctgctgtgcaagTTAGAGTTTTGTTTTATCATTTCCCACTTACTTGTAGTCCTAACCTGTATCTCTGTGCTGAATTCAGACTGCTTGCCATGTGtgcctttgtgctgcttttaaaaGGGATGCTGTGACTGGGATGATGTTTGTGTGATCAGGATCTTGCTCTGTGCATTGTTCTCTCGCTCCCAAGAGTGCACACAGCTCTTTGATCAGTCCATTAGTACAGGTTAAatgtccttttttaaaataccagGGTGAGAGTTAAAACCTTGAGGTTTGTTGGACAGTTGCTCAGATGTGACAGTGTTCTTGCCCTGCCCCACAAATCAGCAGGTTCTGGGTTGTGCTCAGCTGAGTCCCAGTTCTCCCAAGGATGGTGGTGGTGGCTCTCCAGTGCTGTGGAGCTGCCAGACACTCTCACTGCCCTCTGCCTGACTGCCTGGGGTCTTTCCCACTCCTCCTGTTCCAAACTGCTGAGCCACCATCCTTGTTTCTCACCTGGATTCACCAGGTGAAGCTCAGCTGTGTGCCAGGCGCTGAGGAGCAGTGGAcgatccctgctctgtgctgctccagctctgggagccaggGTCTTGGACTCAATTCTGTTTCACTGTAGGATGAGGAATATTGGTattgattaaaaattaattaaaaatagactTGTGCATCAGTGCATTCTGAAAGCAGAACTTCAGATGGGTCTTGTGCTTTTTGTGCCAAGCTGTTGTTgtataaaggaaaatatattgaaTAACTTGTACTGAAGACTCTCATACCACGTCTGTAACAGGGATGGGAAGGTGTGTGTCCTctggctgctgtcacacagcagtTGGTACTGCTGGACCAGGGCCATGTCCTCTTggaatttctgcctttcagtgtgttttctggttttatggGGTATTGTGGTTTTTAATATGCATATGTGTAGCAAGTAGGTCATAATAGAAATGTTTCTCTGTAAGAAAAAGACCTTTAGGAGTCTAAGGCTTTCTGAGGATTttgtgagagcagctctgcatggTGGGAGGTGTTCTGAGTTGTGTGTGGCAGCCTTTGGGCTCTACTTAGAGCTTTCTCTGTCACTTTCCATGAACGCAGTTTTAGcagataataaataaataaataaataataagcaAAATAATTCCTGGCTTGATATctttatacctttttttttttcctcttctgcttaATGAAGTAATAATACTAAACTCAGAATGATCCTCTTGggcttttcttcttcattttagATCTGAACCACAGTGGTCTAGGATCCCATTATGAAAATTCTCACTGGGGACCAGTCTCTTCAAATAGTGACTCCAGCACAAACTGGGATAAAGTTATCGTAGACGGCTCTGACAAAGAAGCATGGCCATCAATCACTGGCAGTGACCCAGAGCTGACTTCAGAATGTATGGACACTGactctgcctccagctctgggtcGGAGCGGAACCTCGTCATCATGGCTTCAGGGAGCACAGGAGAGGGCGATGGCATTCGCAATGGCATCGGACATGGGGCTCAGAATAAGTTTGTGGTTGGTAGCAACAGCAATAATGTGGGCAATGGAAGTATTAATGGGCCGTGGGGGTTGTCCCATGGGTCCTTAATAAGCACATGTCAAGTTTCTGTGGATGCTCCTGACAGCAAATCTGAAAGTAGCAACAATAGAATGAATGCTTGGGGCACCATAAACTCTTCATCAAATGGAGGGTTAAATCCAAGCACTTTGAATTCAAATGGCAACCATGGTGCCTGGTCCGTGTTGGAGAACAGTGGACATGCCCTGAAAGGGTCCGTAGGGAGTGGGAGTCCTGGCACAAGCATTCAGTGCAGTACCATAGGTCAGATGGCCAACAGCCAGAGTATTAACTCGAAAGTGGGTGGCTCAGCCCATGGTTCCTGGGGAAGCCTTCAGGAAAGTTGTGATTCTGAAGTAAATGGTACAAGGAATGTTTCATTCAGTGGGCAACCTCAAAACCTTAACACTGAAATGAATGGACCAAATAACACTACTAACTTTATGACCTCTAGTTTACCAAACTCTGCTGGTTCGGTGCAGATGAACGAACTGCCCAACGCTGCAGGGCCCGGGGCCTGGCGCGTGAGCACAATGAATCATTCTCAGATTCAGGCCTCTCCAGTGGCAAACGGCACTTCCATCTCTCACCTGAGCAACGGGGAGGCCAAAACTGGCGGCTCGTACGGTACTACCTGGGGTGCCTATGGTTCTACTTACTCTGGAGACAAATGTCCAGGCCCAAACAGCCAAGCTAATGGTGACACTGTGAATGCAACTCTAATGCAGCCGGGCGGCAGCGGGCCTGGCAGCACTAACTTTCAAATCAACGGGAATAAAGGCGGAGGGGTGTGGGAGGCAGGGACAGTCAGCTCCCAGAACATGCCCTGGGCAAACGGGAACGGTGCCGGTGCCGGCGGGAGCAGAAgaggatggggcagccctgcaCAAAGCACCGGCACCAGCATTTCCAACGGGGAATGGAGCAAACTGCCCGGCAATCAGCATTCCAATGAAGGTATGAATGGAAACAGCAGGAAGTTTACAAATGGATGGAAGTCTACTGAGGAGGATGATCTCAACAGCCAGGGTTCTGCTGCCTCGCAGatggctgagcagagcagcacatggGCCAAAACAGGTACGGGGGACAGCGAGGGCAGCTCAGAGAGTGCCGGGTGCCACGAGGACAGAGCAGCCACGGAAAGCCAGAACCGAGAGAGGAGGAAAGTTGACCAGCACACGTTACTCCAAAGCATAGTGAACAGAACTGACTTAGATCCACGTGTCCTTTCCAACTCTGGTTGGGGACAGACTCCAATCAAACAGAACACTGCCTGGGATACCGAAACATCACCGAGGGGTGAAAGAAAAACTGACAATGGGACAGAGGCCTGGGGGGGCTCTGTGACACAGACTTCCAGCTCAGGGGGGTGTGTGGATAGACCTAGCCCTAATAATAACGATACCTCATCTGTATCGGGGTGGGGAGATCCAAAGTCTGCTACAAGGTGGGGAGACTCCAAAGGGTCAAACAGCCAAGGGGGGTGGGAAGAAGATTCTGCTGCTACAGTAATGGTCAAGAGCAATCAATCATGGGGAAGTGGCAAAGAGGAAAAGTCATCCTGGAATGACACACCGAAGATgaagcagggatggggagatgGACAGAAGGCCAGCCAAGGATGGGCAGTGTCTGCTGGTGATAGCTGGGGTGAAAACTCTAGAAGTAACCACTGGGGTGAGGCAAAGAAATCCAGTTCTGGAGGCAGCAACAGCGACAGGTCGGTGTCTGGTTGGAATGAGCCAGGTAAATCAAATTCTGTTACTTGGGGAGGCAACAATGCAACCCCAAACAACTCTTCAGGATGGGATGAGCCTGCAAAGTCTAATCAgaaccagggctggggagacCCTCCAAAATCCAATCAGCCTCAAGTCTGGGGGGACTCATCAAAGCCAATCAACTCTCCTGAGTGGAACAAACAAGATGTTGGCTCTTGGGGAGCCCCGTCTGCCACGAACAAGCCCCCAGGGTCTGGCTGGCTGGGGGGGCCAATGCCAGCCCCAGCAAAGGAGGAAGAGCCCACGGGCTGGGAGGAGCCGTCCCCCGAATCCATACGCCGCAAGATGGAGATTGATGATGGAACTTCTGCTTGGGGTGATCCAAGCAAATACAACTACAAAAATGTGAATATGTGGAATAAAAATGTCCCTAACAGTAGCAGCAGTTCAGACCAGCAAGCACAGGTACATCCGCAGCTACTGTCTTCAAGTGCCATGTCTAGCAAGGAGAGCAGTTCGGGTTCTGGTAAGCCTGGCTTTTGccaaaatttgtgttttctgttgaTTATAAAGCACTTTTTTAGTCTTGCTTCTTAGAACAGTGTTTTAGTTTCAAAGTTGAAAGGGTGAAGTGGCAATGAAGTACAGTTTCTGATTATTAAGGAAATGAACAGCATTGTCACAGAGCATTGATGGTTTTGTGTAGATTGGAAGATTGGTTCTAGTTTTAAATAACGGCAGTAAAATGGGCTAAACAGCTCTGCTTGAATTCTGGGGAGTgggaacacagagaaaatacttaaaatagTGTCTGAggattgaaatattttcctaaattattctaaaccagctaaaatttaattttgctaatgagccttcaaaaaaagaaacattgagCTTCTGCAGAACAGAATGGAGGGTGAGGGGTTTATAAGGATTTGCTATCAGACTTTCTGGTCTTGTGGCTTCATGAGCAGTGAATAATGATTTTGGAGAGGAACTTAATGGGATGtaggaaatattttgtgctgTGTCTCTTTTTCAAGTGCCAGATGGGGTCACTCGCATGTAACAAGCAGCTCTTAGCTTAGTATCTTAGAAATTTGTGTTATCAGAATGTAATtctataaatacaaaatttgtatttttgtgattgcatttttaaatggaacAGCTTGCAGTTGTAACAATGACCCTCACACAAAAGGGAAATAAGTGCTCACATGCTTTTTACTGTATGTTAAGGATATAGAAAAGGCAAAACACTTGAGTCTCTTTAGGTAGCTTTAAAATCCTGTTCAGAGCAATGCCAATAACTGCCCCTGCTTTGCAAAGGTTGGGGAGAGCCTTCTGCTCCAGCCACTACTGTAGATAATGGGACTTCGGCGTGGGGTAAGCCCATGGACACTGGTACGAGCTGGGGAGAGCCTGTCAGCGATGCAGGAGGCACCTCTGGCTGGGGCAACGCTTCTCTTGGGCAGCAGCCTCCAAATAAACCTGGTGAGTGCTCTCAGAGTGTTGGAGAGGGTGAGACACCTCTGGGGAAGCTTCCTGTTCTTCAGGGGTTTTTACTTTGCAGTAGGCATCGAGCTGTTGGGTGAAGCTGCTCCTGAAATGTtcactgctgggtttttttcaccacCAGGGCCTAAATCTATGCAAGATAGTTGGTGTGGAGATGATATGCCATTGAGTGGCAGTCGTCAGACCagctgggaggaagaggaggatgtgGAGATTGGAATGTGGAACAGCAGTTCCTCACAAGAAGCTAACCCATCGTTGAACTGGCCACCCTACATGAAGAAAATGCCCACAAAGGTGAGGAGCTGCTTGGGGCAAGGCTTGCTGTCATTTCTGAAAGCTAAGTCAGAAGGGATTAGTGCACTTACACAGTACTCTTCAATTTCCGTTCTTTGTGATGTAATTAAAGTAGGACCTGAGTATCACAGgaattcctttctgtttttaaggGAATGATGAAAGGTGGAAATAAGCAAGATGAAACATGGATCAATCCATTCATTAAGCAATTCACAAATCTCAGTTTTTCGGTAAGTATTAGTCCCtgtctggctctgctgccttttcacAGGGCTTGTTACAATGCACAGACATTGAAATGCTCAATTGCCAAGTGTTCATTTTCATcatggttttctttttgcttgtgTTTGTCTCCCCTGTCAGCCATCCCTTTTCTGTGCATTCTCATTACAAAAAGATTTCTTTATTGATGAAAAGTGGTTTTGTAACCACTAGCCAGGTGTTCATCCCATAGCCTGATGCTTTACTGCATTTGCAGAGGAGTTCTGGTGAGGGAACCTGTTCTTGACTGGATGGCAACTGAAGGGaggaaatgctttaaaatagcATCTGATggtcttaatttttctttcttgcatttttgATTTGTAATAGTGTGCAGGAATCTCTTTGTGTTGtctaaaatatattattattaaataattgtgatttattttattacttcaGAGAGAATCACCAGAAGAAACCATACAGAGCAATAAGATGGACATGTCTGGAGGTAGGAGCAGCAGAACTGAGCTGGGCTGtattgtttttccttccataCTCTCTTTTACCTTACATTCTTCCGTAAATTACGTTTTTAAAATGATATGTAGTGTATATATAGctataaatatttaagtatctatttctctgaagaaaaggaATGTCCTTGTGGAGAAAagtatttgtgtgtgtgagtaATGCTGCACACAGAATCACCTGGTTGCTATAGGGATATTGGCCCTGTATCAAACTAAGCTTATTCGTAGTTATATGTGTTAAAATGACAAGAGAGAATGTTTTCAGGGTGTGGTGGGTTTGTTTCTTGTAATATGAATATCTTGATTGCCCTCCAGGCACTTCCACTGAGTATAAACAGAAACTTACCAAATCCCACACTGTCTCATTGGGTTCATTCTTGGAAACACATGTTCAGTTCCAAGAACTAAATTAATACTGAACAATTATTTTAGAAACTTTTAAACCTGAGTATAAAGTTACTTGGGAGCAGTTATAGTTAATTTGATTCCATTCACTATTAAGATTTCTTTAGCAAATAAAAGATAGTATAATTCTTAATACATTAATAACAGTATATTATGATGATAGAATATTTAACTAAAACGATTTGCAGCATTGTAGTTTTTAGTGTAGTTACTCTCTCCAAATTCCACTTCAAAATTGGGTATTTTCACTTTGGGGCTCATAGTCTTTTGGGTAAAGGAATTGTTCTTTGAGTTTTAGATTTCAATATTAATGGCAAGCCTGATATTTAAATTATTGCAAGTTTAAACAATTATACATTCTTGGTTTTAAGGAAAGCTGAGAGTAATATTTGTGTGAAGCCTTGCAAAATCTGTTGGTGCTGATTCCAGGTCTCAGTTGTCTGTAGCCATTGGTACAGGGggtttcctttcccttttcagtGAAGCCCAGCCAGTccaaagctgcagtgctgtttgttttctgggtgccagggcagctgtccccaggcccCAGGGTGTTGAGccacctctgtgtgtccccagggttACTGCAGGACAAGCGGATGGAGATGGACAAGCACGGCCTGGGCGTGGGAGATTACAATCGTGTGGTTGGCAAAGGCCCCGGTTCTcgtccccaaattcccaaagaGTCTTCCATGGATCGCGGTCCTTACTTCGATAAGGtcagctggggacatggggacactgctgggctcCTCCACTGCCCCCCCAGGGGTGACCTGTGTGCTCCTGAGCCTTCTGCAGGTGctgaggggggctgggggctggctggTTAATCCTTGAGGCAGATCTGTCCTTTTTAACTCCCTGGTACACAGTACTAAGCTCTTTCTGTAGCCCCTCTCGGTGGCAATGACTAACCTgatctcttttgttttctgcctatttcctgctggtgctggactGTCCTGACTcttcccttctgctcctgccatggTCTCTCCCTTCTGCTTGCTTGCTGGCTGGTTGTTGCGCCTCGGTTTGTCTGTCCCATCAGGATGGCATTGTAGCAGACGAGTCCCAAAACATGCAGTTTATGTCCAATCAAAACATGAAGCTTCCCCCTTCAAATAATGCACTACCTAACCAAGCCCTGGGCTCCCTAGCAGGGCTGGGTATGCAAAGCTTGAATTCTGTTAGACAGGTAAGGCTGCCTGCATATCCTTGGCTTGTTACTTGACAGCACTTAATGCCTTTTGATATAACATTGTAGCTGCTTCTGTGATTAATAGGTGTTTAACTTGTAATTGAAATGTGTGGGGTGGGAGAAGCAGCACAAGTGGTTTATTGTCACTGACTGCCCATCCTTTCCCCAGAATGGCAATCCCAGTGTGTTTGGTGTTGGGAATAtagcagcacagcccaggagcatgcagcagcctccagcacaACCTCTTAATTCATCTCAGCCTAATCCACGTGCTCAAGTGCCTCCTCCATTACTATCCCCTCAGGTAAGTGGTACAGAAAACACTCTGTGTATAAACTATCTAAATGCTGCTTCAGAAAATCGTTCCTTGTTTGTTGGTGAAAACATTTGGGAACATATTTGGCTTGATGAAACCAGGCATCTGCTGACCAGAGATTATAGTGTTCTACATATCTGGGACTAAGCAAACCCGTTGCAGTCACTTTTGGCCCTGGTGTGTGTTGCAGGTTCCAGTATCATTACTGAAGTATGCACCAAACAGCGGTGGCCTGAGCCCACTTTTTGGCCCACAACAGGTAGCCATGTTGAATCAACTGTCCCAGTTAAACCAGCTTTCTCAGATCTCCCAGTTACAGGTAAGCTGGGCAGGCTGGTTGCTGGCTGTGTGAGTGAGGGAGTGGAGCCGGGTGTCACTGCTGTTCTAAACCCCTCCCTGTCTCGCAGCGGCTGttggctcagcagcagaaggcacagccccagaggagcATGCCTTCTGGGGGtcggcagcagcaggagcagcaggtaaAGAAACAAACTCATTCTCACTTCTGCACTCTCCTGATAACTGCTTCCCATCCTGAGCTGCATCTCTTGCTGTGACTCGTACTGACGTGTGCAGGGGTTTGGCAGGATTTAAAGGAGGGACTCAGTGCTGGGGTTTGGCTGTGCAGGATGTACAAAGGTGCATTTCATTC
Encoded here:
- the TNRC6A gene encoding trinucleotide repeat-containing gene 6A protein isoform X5; this translates as MRELEAKATKEVERKLSRDLVQEEEEQLMEERKKRKEDKKKKEAAQKKAIEQKIKVPEQTKTSVSQPQPVTSNGTSTGTSTTNNAKRAPASSQQQPLPRYPPREVPPRFRHQEQKQLLKRGQQLPVIAANLGSTPKVANSQSGGSTGTSNQPVANGEVPNSSKKQPDLNHSGLGSHYENSHWGPVSSNSDSSTNWDKVIVDGSDKEAWPSITGSDPELTSECMDTDSASSSGSERNLVIMASGSTGEGDGIRNGIGHGAQNKFVVGSNSNNVGNGSINGPWGLSHGSLISTCQVSVDAPDSKSESSNNRMNAWGTINSSSNGGLNPSTLNSNGNHGAWSVLENSGHALKGSVGSGSPGTSIQCSTIGQMANSQSINSKVGGSAHGSWGSLQESCDSEVNGTRNVSFSGQPQNLNTEMNGPNNTTNFMTSSLPNSAGSVQMNELPNAAGPGAWRVSTMNHSQIQASPVANGTSISHLSNGEAKTGGSYGTTWGAYGSTYSGDKCPGPNSQANGDTVNATLMQPGGSGPGSTNFQINGNKGGGVWEAGTVSSQNMPWANGNGAGAGGSRRGWGSPAQSTGTSISNGEWSKLPGNQHSNEGMNGNSRKFTNGWKSTEEDDLNSQGSAASQMAEQSSTWAKTGTGDSEGSSESAGCHEDRAATESQNRERRKVDQHTLLQSIVNRTDLDPRVLSNSGWGQTPIKQNTAWDTETSPRGERKTDNGTEAWGGSVTQTSSSGGCVDRPSPNNNDTSSVSGWGDPKSATRWGDSKGSNSQGGWEEDSAATVMVKSNQSWGSGKEEKSSWNDTPKMKQGWGDGQKASQGWAVSAGDSWGENSRSNHWGEAKKSSSGGSNSDRSVSGWNEPGKSNSVTWGGNNATPNNSSGWDEPAKSNQNQGWGDPPKSNQPQVWGDSSKPINSPEWNKQDVGSWGAPSATNKPPGSGWLGGPMPAPAKEEEPTGWEEPSPESIRRKMEIDDGTSAWGDPSKYNYKNVNMWNKNVPNSSSSSDQQAQVHPQLLSSSAMSSKESSSGSGWGEPSAPATTVDNGTSAWGKPMDTGTSWGEPVSDAGGTSGWGNASLGQQPPNKPGPKSMQDSWCGDDMPLSGSRQTSWEEEEDVEIGMWNSSSSQEANPSLNWPPYMKKMPTKGMMKGGNKQDETWINPFIKQFTNLSFSRESPEETIQSNKMDMSGGLLQDKRMEMDKHGLGVGDYNRVVGKGPGSRPQIPKESSMDRGPYFDKNGNPSVFGVGNIAAQPRSMQQPPAQPLNSSQPNPRAQVPPPLLSPQVPVSLLKYAPNSGGLSPLFGPQQVAMLNQLSQLNQLSQISQLQRLLAQQQKAQPQRSMPSGGRQQQEQQGRSLSMQQQMMQQSRQLDPNLLMKQQTPPSQQQSLHQPSMKSFLENVIPHTTPELQKGPSPINAFSSFPIGMNSNLNVNLDMSSIKEPQSRLRKWTTVDSISMNTSLDQNSSKHGAISSGFRLEDSPFVPYDFMNSSNSPASPPGSIGDGWPRAKSPNGSSSVNWPPEFRPGEPWKGYPNIDPETDPYVTPGSVINNLSINTVREVDHLRDRNSGSSSSLNTTLPSTSAWSSIRASNYNVSLSSTAQSTSVARNSDSKSTWSPGSVTNTSLAHELWKVPLPPKSITAPSRPPPGLTGQKPPLSTWDNSLRLGGGWGNSDARYTPGSSWGESSSGRITNWLVLKNLTPQIDGSTLRTLCMQHGPLITFHLNLPHGNALVRYSSKEEVVKAQKSLHMCVLGNTTILAEFASEEEISRFFAQGQSLTPSPGWQSLGSSQSRLGSIDGSHSFSNRNDLNHWNGAGLSGTSSGDLHGTSLWGSPNYSTSLWGAPSSNDTRGISSPSPINAFLSVDHLGGGGESM
- the TNRC6A gene encoding trinucleotide repeat-containing gene 6A protein isoform X4, encoding MRELEAKATKEVERKLSRAFLPHLCGTERRDLVQEEEEQLMEERKKRKEDKKKKEAAQKKAIEQKIKVPEQTKTSVSQPQPVTSNGTSTGTSTTNNAKRAPASSQQQPLPRYPPREVPPRFRHQEQKQLLKRGQQLPVIAANLGSTPKVANSQSGGSTGTSNQPVANGEVPNSSKKQPDLNHSGLGSHYENSHWGPVSSNSDSSTNWDKVIVDGSDKEAWPSITGSDPELTSECMDTDSASSSGSERNLVIMASGSTGEGDGIRNGIGHGAQNKFVVGSNSNNVGNGSINGPWGLSHGSLISTCQVSVDAPDSKSESSNNRMNAWGTINSSSNGGLNPSTLNSNGNHGAWSVLENSGHALKGSVGSGSPGTSIQCSTIGQMANSQSINSKVGGSAHGSWGSLQESCDSEVNGTRNVSFSGQPQNLNTEMNGPNNTTNFMTSSLPNSAGSVQMNELPNAAGPGAWRVSTMNHSQIQASPVANGTSISHLSNGEAKTGGSYGTTWGAYGSTYSGDKCPGPNSQANGDTVNATLMQPGGSGPGSTNFQINGNKGGGVWEAGTVSSQNMPWANGNGAGAGGSRRGWGSPAQSTGTSISNGEWSKLPGNQHSNEGMNGNSRKFTNGWKSTEEDDLNSQGSAASQMAEQSSTWAKTGTGDSEGSSESAGCHEDRAATESQNRERRKVDQHTLLQSIVNRTDLDPRVLSNSGWGQTPIKQNTAWDTETSPRGERKTDNGTEAWGGSVTQTSSSGGCVDRPSPNNNDTSSVSGWGDPKSATRWGDSKGSNSQGGWEEDSAATVMVKSNQSWGSGKEEKSSWNDTPKMKQGWGDGQKASQGWAVSAGDSWGENSRSNHWGEAKKSSSGGSNSDRSVSGWNEPGKSNSVTWGGNNATPNNSSGWDEPAKSNQNQGWGDPPKSNQPQVWGDSSKPINSPEWNKQDVGSWGAPSATNKPPGSGWLGGPMPAPAKEEEPTGWEEPSPESIRRKMEIDDGTSAWGDPSKYNYKNVNMWNKNVPNSSSSSDQQAQVHPQLLSSSAMSSKESSSGSGWGEPSAPATTVDNGTSAWGKPMDTGTSWGEPVSDAGGTSGWGNASLGQQPPNKPGPKSMQDSWCGDDMPLSGSRQTSWEEEEDVEIGMWNSSSSQEANPSLNWPPYMKKMPTKGMMKGGNKQDETWINPFIKQFTNLSFSRESPEETIQSNKMDMSGGLLQDKRMEMDKHGLGVGDYNRVVGKGPGSRPQIPKESSMDRGPYFDKNGNPSVFGVGNIAAQPRSMQQPPAQPLNSSQPNPRAQVPPPLLSPQVPVSLLKYAPNSGGLSPLFGPQQVAMLNQLSQLNQLSQISQLQRLLAQQQKAQPQRSMPSGGRQQQEQQGRSLSMQQQMMQQSRQLDPNLLMKQQTPPSQQQSLHQPSMKSFLENVIPHTTPELQKGPSPINAFSSFPIGMNSNLNVNLDMSSIKEPQSRLRKWTTVDSISMNTSLDQNSSKHGAISSGFRLEDSPFVPYDFMNSSNSPASPPGSIGDGWPRAKSPNGSSSVNWPPEFRPGEPWKGYPNIDPETDPYVTPGSVINNLSINTVREVDHLRDRNSGSSSSLNTTLPSTSAWSSIRASNYNVSLSSTAQSTSVARNSDSKSTWSPGSVTNTSLAHELWKVPLPPKSITAPSRPPPGLTGQKPPLSTWDNSLRLGGGWGNSDARYTPGSSWGESSSGRITNWLVLKNLTPQIDGSTLRTLCMQHGPLITFHLNLPHGNALVRYSSKEEVVKAQKSLHMCVLGNTTILAEFASEEEISRFFAQGQSLTPSPGWQSLGSSQSRLGSIDGSHSFSNRNDLNHWNGAGLSGTSSGDLHGTSLWGSPNYSTSLWGAPSSNDTRGISSPSPINAFLSVDHLGGGGESM